In Topomyia yanbarensis strain Yona2022 chromosome 2, ASM3024719v1, whole genome shotgun sequence, one DNA window encodes the following:
- the LOC131679929 gene encoding tyrosine-protein kinase receptor torso-like: MVQQSDRIQSESISYLTNKSLMEIEDLTPNTKYNLSVTVVTANHFSTTKNQFTTLPTDYSPGMITSIDVIKYRPNRENQSLIDGVISWKPAVDKTCYYEILHYSSHSSNGQLKPIAVQQPEELYHYSLTSLELNSEYEIAIRAKNTHIPSLESELHWHTFHTPNCREWHNTTQFCAPEIVENLQVTSTYLSGKNYTFNITWDEPRYTPDYYVIELYDLNPTITDEMANSVSRNVSGNVTTVTIESFPMVGPQYEVFIATHANNRTARQSLVRPLYTGRFPPGTYGRGRVIAIIIMPILTITFALLLYFLTYIRMAKVRKYEQRIEYCKETQLKEPVDPGNDVREVLQSVAPINDEMEINFEQIQLLDVLGEGAFGLVRKGILFRSAGTPNDVAVKMLKEFPSLGDIKEFRREIEVMKSVGTHPNVVCILGHYTQSVEDMMLLTEYCSEGNLLNFLRCEWDKLLKMKISKEECQTPALETNKKPENIFNFNTSFVNEKKLSSHKTLNTEHSLLPNYENNDDDANITGRRHSSVQCLKVSNFNTQPSPQNDLQQSVVENLCYYIEEPEESTVTNELLLEFARQIAVGMEFLALNKVVHRDLAARNVLVCGDKTVKISDFGLSRDIYQENLYRKTGSGKLPVKWLALESLTHQVYTSQSDVWSFGVLLYEICTLGANPYPLILPNNLIAELRRGYRMEKPASCSGELYDLMLACWSALPIDRPSFSIIQSRLEKLKEPGNNSPAIDLEAVVDLPSIAVQL, from the coding sequence ATGGTGCAGCAAAGTGATCGAATTCAAAGTGAATCAATTTCTTATTTAACAAATAAATCACTAATGGAAATCGAGGATTTAACCCCCAatacaaaatataatttaagTGTAACGGTAGTGACGGCAAATCATTTCAGTACTACAAAAAATCAGTTCACAACGCTCCCAACGGACTACAGCCCGGGAATGATCACCAGCATAGACGTAATCAAATATCGACCAAATCGAGAAAACCAATCTCTGATCGATGGTGTAATTTCGTGGAAACCGGCCGTTGATAAGACGTGTTACTACGAAATCCTGCACTACTCCAGCCACTCATCAAATGGTCAGCTCAAACCAATCGCCGTCCAACAACCGGAAGAGCTATACCACTATAGTCTGACTTCACTGGAACTGAACTCGGAATATGAAATAGCGATTCGTGCTAAGAATACGCACATACCCAGCTTAGAAAGCGAGCTGCATTGGCATACCTTTCACACACCAAACTGCAGGGAATGGCACAATACCACCCAGTTCTGTGCACCCGAAATCGTGGAAAATTTACAAGTGACTTCCACGTACCTGAGCGGGAAAAACTACACCTTCAATATTACTTGGGACGAGCCCCGTTATACACCAGACTACTACGTGATTGAGTTGTACGATTTAAATCCGACAATTACAGATGAAATGGCCAACTCAGTTTCAAGAAATGTTAGCGGGAATGTAACAACAGTCACGATCGAATCATTTCCGATGGTTGGGCCTCAGTATGAGGTGTTTATTGCAACACATGCCAACAACCGCACCGCTAGGCAAAGTTTAGTCCGACCTCTTTACACTGGCCGGTTCCCTCCAGGCACCTACGGTCGGGGAAGGGTAATTGCTATCATTATTATGCCGATCCTGACGATCACGTTTGCCCTTCTCTTATACTTTCTTACGTACATCAGAATGGCGAAGGTGAGAAAATACGAACAACGCATCGAATACTGTAAGGAAACACAGTTGAAAGAACCCGTGGATCCTGGAAACGACGTGCGGGAAGTCCTGCAATCCGTTGCACCTATCAACGACGAAATGGAAATTAACTTCGAACAGATTCAACTTCTCGATGTGCTAGGAGAAGGTGCTTTCGGATTGGTGCGGAAAGGAATTTTGTTTCGTTCGGCTGGTACTCCCAACGATGTTGCCGTGAAGATGTTAAAGGAATTTCCCAGTTTGGGAGATATCAAGGAATTCCGACGAGAGATAGAAGTGATGAAATCAGTTGGAACGCATCCCAATGTGGTTTGTATTTTGGGTCATTATACTCAAAGTGTGGAAGATATGATGCTGCTAACCGAATACTGTAGTGAAGGAAATCTGCTGAACTTTCTACGCTGTGAGTGGGACAAgctattgaaaatgaaaatctcGAAAGAGGAATGCCAAACGCCGGCTCtggagaccaacaagaaaccggaaaacatttttaattttaacacaTCTTTCGTCAACGAGAAGAAATTATCTtcacacaaaactttaaacaccGAACATTCACTTCTTCCTAATTACGAAAACAACGACGATGATGCCAACATAACTGGTCGTCGGCATTCTTCGGTACAATGTTTGAAAGTTTCGAACTTCAATACCCAACCTTCACCCCAGAATGATCTACAACAGAGTGTGGTCGAAAACCTGTGCTACTACATCGAAGAACCGGAAGAATCAACTGTCACTAACGAACTGTTGCTCGAATTTGCCAGGCAAATTGCCGTTGGTATGGAATTCCTAGCTCTCAACAAAGTTGTTCATCGTGATCTGGCCGCCCGCAACGTGCTGGTCTGCGGCGACAAAACAGTAAAAATATCCGATTTCGGTCTGAGCAGAGACATCTACCAGGAGAATCTGTACCGAAAAACAGGAAGTGGTAAACTGCCCGTCAAGTGGCTTGCCCTGGAATCGTTAACCCATCAGGTCTACACTTCGCAGAGTGACGTTTGGTCTTTCGGTGTTTTACTGTACGAAATTTGCACCCTGGGAGCTAATCCTTATCCGTTGATATTGCCGAACAATCTTATTGCGGAGCTCAGAAGGGGCTACCGGATGGAGAAACCGGCGAGTTGCAGCGGGGAGCTGTACGATCTTATGCTGGCTTGCTGGAGTGCTCTTCCCATCGATAGGCCTTCATTTTCCATCATTCAAAGCCGATTGGAAAAATTGAAGGAGCCGGGTAACAACAGCCCAGCAATCGATTTGGAAGCCGTTGTAGATTTACCCAGCATTGCTGTTCAGTTGTGA